Proteins encoded together in one uncultured Flavobacterium sp. window:
- a CDS encoding DUF4251 domain-containing protein, whose translation MKTKITVLMLFCFLNISVFAQEKTKKELKAERELQKQKEIEALLDSKIFVFEAQKVTPQGGRLINLDYNTYFLKFNPEKTTCDLPFFGRGYNVPYGGDGGIKFEGIPEDVKIEKNKKNYRVKATVKGKDDVYDLMFSVFFDGGASLSVNSNNRGPISYDGEIRAPKTKANKQ comes from the coding sequence ATGAAAACTAAAATAACAGTATTGATGTTGTTTTGCTTTTTAAATATTTCTGTTTTTGCTCAGGAAAAAACAAAGAAAGAATTAAAAGCAGAAAGGGAATTACAGAAACAAAAAGAAATAGAAGCTCTTCTAGATTCTAAAATTTTTGTTTTTGAAGCGCAAAAGGTTACTCCGCAAGGAGGAAGACTTATTAATTTAGATTACAATACCTATTTTTTAAAATTCAATCCGGAAAAAACAACTTGCGATTTGCCGTTTTTTGGGCGTGGCTATAATGTTCCTTATGGAGGAGATGGCGGGATTAAATTTGAAGGAATACCTGAGGATGTTAAGATCGAAAAAAATAAAAAAAATTATAGAGTTAAAGCTACCGTAAAAGGTAAGGATGATGTTTATGATCTTATGTTTTCCGTTTTTTTTGATGGTGGAGCGTCGCTTTCTGTCAATAGTAATAATAGAGGACCAATTTCATACGATGGAGAAATTAGAGCTCCAAAAACAAAAGCGAATAAACAATAA
- a CDS encoding glycoside hydrolase family 18 protein: MKQINLIALFLLCLCTTNTFAQKNKKMDIIAYYTGDDKLINQYEVNKLNQIIFSFCHLKEGKLSVDSPKDSTTIKYLVSLKASNPQLKIVLSLGGWGGCEPCSAAFSTAEGRLTFAKSVKEVSNYFKVDGLDLDWEYPAIEGLPGHLYQAADKPNFTELIKILRSTLGKKYELSFAAGGFQKYLDESIDWKAVAPLVNRVNIMSYDLVNGYSKVTGHHTPLYSTNPKEESTDRAVTYLLKQGVPAEKLIIGGAFYTRTWKNVENINNGLYQAGEHIAGVDFKNFATAYTEANGWKYFWDDKAKAPYWYNEKEKTFATGDDLTSIKAKTEYVKSKKLGGIMFWELPEDAFHDGMVNAIYAVKTAK, translated from the coding sequence ATGAAACAAATTAACCTAATTGCTTTATTTTTATTGTGTTTATGTACCACAAATACATTCGCACAAAAAAATAAAAAAATGGACATTATTGCTTACTACACAGGCGATGACAAACTAATTAATCAATACGAAGTAAACAAACTAAATCAGATTATTTTTAGTTTCTGTCATTTAAAAGAAGGTAAACTAAGCGTAGATTCTCCTAAAGATTCGACTACAATAAAATATTTAGTTTCTCTAAAAGCATCAAATCCGCAGCTTAAAATTGTTCTTTCACTTGGTGGCTGGGGAGGTTGTGAGCCTTGTTCTGCCGCTTTTTCAACTGCTGAAGGAAGATTAACTTTTGCCAAATCAGTAAAAGAAGTCAGCAATTATTTTAAAGTAGATGGTTTAGATTTAGATTGGGAATATCCGGCAATTGAAGGTCTTCCGGGACATTTGTATCAAGCTGCTGACAAACCTAACTTTACAGAATTAATCAAAATCCTTCGTTCAACTTTAGGCAAAAAATATGAATTAAGTTTTGCTGCCGGAGGTTTTCAAAAATATTTAGACGAATCTATTGATTGGAAAGCTGTGGCTCCACTAGTAAATCGTGTCAACATTATGAGTTATGATTTGGTAAACGGATATTCAAAAGTTACCGGACACCACACTCCTTTATACAGTACAAATCCTAAAGAAGAATCTACAGACAGAGCAGTTACCTATTTATTAAAACAAGGCGTTCCAGCAGAAAAATTGATAATTGGTGGTGCATTTTATACCAGAACATGGAAAAATGTAGAAAATATAAACAACGGATTGTATCAAGCCGGAGAACATATTGCAGGCGTTGATTTTAAAAACTTTGCAACTGCGTATACAGAAGCAAACGGTTGGAAATATTTTTGGGATGATAAAGCCAAAGCACCATATTGGTATAATGAAAAAGAAAAAACATTTGCAACAGGCGATGATTTAACTTCTATAAAAGCAAAAACAGAATATGTAAAATCTAAAAAACTGGGTGGAATCATGTTTTGGGAACTTCCTGAAGACGCTTTTCACGACGGAATGGTAAATGCAATTTATGCGGTTAAAACGGCTAAATAA
- a CDS encoding META domain-containing protein has product MIKNVLTLVFLGVVLISCNTAKTQKEDSVSKLEGTWELNYITGPKIAFDGLYPNKKPTINFDLKKNQVSGNSSCNNFNGKLSVAGNKIDFAQPMAMTKMMCDGQGEQVFMGTLQKITSYDVTDNGKTLNFISGDIAMMRFTKK; this is encoded by the coding sequence ATGATAAAAAATGTTTTAACCTTAGTTTTTTTAGGAGTAGTTTTAATCTCATGCAATACTGCTAAAACTCAAAAAGAAGATTCGGTTTCTAAACTTGAAGGAACCTGGGAATTAAATTACATCACCGGACCAAAAATAGCTTTTGATGGTTTGTACCCTAATAAGAAGCCAACAATTAATTTTGATTTAAAAAAAAATCAGGTTTCAGGAAACAGCAGTTGTAATAACTTTAATGGAAAACTTAGTGTAGCCGGAAACAAAATTGATTTTGCACAACCAATGGCAATGACCAAAATGATGTGTGATGGACAAGGTGAGCAGGTTTTTATGGGCACTCTGCAAAAAATTACTTCGTATGATGTTACAGATAATGGCAAAACGTTAAATTTTATCTCAGGAGATATTGCAATGATGCGATTTACCAAAAAATAG
- a CDS encoding transporter, with translation MLEKTFFVLPKKHHIVWVLFLFTISIFGQDLEPRVYANVAKDLNVVAVGYVFMDGNVLTEPSLPIADFTVQSHNLAVNYIRTFGLSNKLARVQVSLPYSFIDGQLTGTNGNVLAGSRNGFADMKVRFGINLLGSPALDKSEFRNFEQKTILGVSLVTSIPTGKYYGDKRFNIGTNRWGFKPEIGVSKRFAHVYAEAYGGIWFYIDNNDLLGKKLEQKPTFSLQGHASYYFKNNMWIGFNTTFFFGGKTITDGVSEDSQMDNWRVGGTFSTPIAKGQSVKFQYHIGAYTNNGLNYYALSVVYQYSFF, from the coding sequence ATGCTAGAAAAAACTTTTTTTGTTTTACCAAAAAAACATCACATAGTATGGGTGCTTTTTTTATTTACCATTTCGATTTTTGGTCAGGATTTAGAACCCAGAGTATATGCCAATGTCGCTAAAGATTTAAATGTAGTTGCGGTTGGATATGTTTTTATGGATGGAAATGTATTGACAGAACCTTCATTGCCTATCGCAGATTTTACAGTTCAAAGCCACAATCTGGCAGTGAACTATATCAGAACTTTTGGATTATCAAATAAACTCGCTCGTGTTCAGGTTTCACTTCCATATTCTTTTATAGATGGTCAATTAACCGGTACTAATGGTAATGTTTTAGCGGGCTCAAGAAATGGTTTTGCTGATATGAAAGTACGATTTGGAATCAATCTTCTTGGTTCTCCTGCATTGGATAAATCAGAATTTCGAAATTTTGAACAGAAAACCATTCTGGGAGTCAGTTTGGTTACTTCAATTCCAACAGGTAAATATTATGGTGATAAACGATTTAATATAGGTACAAATCGTTGGGGATTTAAACCCGAAATTGGAGTATCAAAAAGATTTGCACATGTCTATGCTGAGGCTTATGGAGGAATTTGGTTTTACATCGATAATAATGATCTTCTTGGAAAAAAATTAGAACAGAAACCAACTTTTAGTTTGCAGGGACATGCTAGTTACTACTTCAAAAACAATATGTGGATTGGTTTTAATACCACTTTTTTCTTTGGTGGAAAAACAATTACTGATGGTGTTTCAGAGGATAGCCAAATGGATAACTGGCGAGTAGGAGGTACCTTTTCAACTCCAATTGCAAAAGGGCAATCTGTGAAATTTCAGTACCATATTGGTGCATATACTAATAACGGATTGAATTATTATGCCTTAAGTGTAGTTTATCAATATTCGTTTTTTTAA